The DNA sequence ACCATATAGATAGCATAgttgttagcgacgtcaagaATAGTCGAGATTAATGTTGGCAGCATCATGTCAAATAGTGCAAATTAGCTAATTAATCTGTTtcataattaagaaaatgaacatgaaattttcgccaaaaaggcaataccgtagcgaaaaccatcaggctctctcgcttactcactcggtaggcctctttcttgcattgtctgatctctcacttccacaaaatagcttctctttcacacttttctggaaaatctggaatgttcaggaaaaaatagagaagaaacgagacggaaatatcggacctctcgctttgaacattctagagcgtgagatagcaatatgttttgtccttgtcttgcacggatggtccgttgcgcgaggcaataccgtaaagagagccgttttaggttttttgtcaataacttcgccaattttgggaattttgtgatgaaactttttgtataatgtagataatttaattacgcatctgtagaaaataagaaaccattgtaaaactacctgccagttggagaaaatttgcaaaatctgtggatttcccgaagacagggatagcaatagcgtgtgaaagcgggacggagatagccgctccccataaatacggaatggaccgctccagctggcatgtgttgttttgttcagttcagagaacaagtgctccaagcaacaagtgatctgaagaagcaagaactgagaaaaggaagcgaataataaacgcgagaagtctcagcaagtgaaatagtggttttattcctgcaagtagcacctactacgcctgacatagtaagggcaagctctcaacggcagtcatcatcgtccggtcagcgctctcgaacacacacaaacgcatacagtccactgcagtccaccacattttcctggtccttcgagccggatcaccacattttcctggtccttcgagtagccggattacgggaatagcgaagatgcctgtcaccaggtcagagaagctacgaggtgccgccgccgcggctagcgccgccgccgcagggagaattacgtcgccgccggttcatggaggaagtactccgacggaaaccacggatacttcatcaacgctgaccccgtatcccgccgggggcgcgtcctcaccgcgcatcgccagggaccacgccgcgccggctgttagcacccgggttatgggagagcccggcgtgcatttgggaagaggggaaccagcaccgcgctcctacacagaggagataaccgccgacgtcacgaagccacacgaagcactaagggcccgtatcgcggaagcagagaagagacgtgccgccgccgccgccgccgcctccacgcccaccgcggccaatgttgccgccgccaccgtcgccgccgccaacgccgccgccgcgactccCACGACTACTGTGACCACCGTGCCGACTGTTGAAGGACAGTACGCGCCACCCACGCCGCAAGTGCATGAACAAACGCCGCGACTGTCACGAGTGAATCAAGACACGCGCTCCGTCCGCTCGTCAAGAAGAAGGGCAGAAATAGAGGCCAAATTAAGAGTGGCCCGCCAGGAACTGGAAGTTGCCAAAGCGGAATTGGAGTTGGCCCAATTGGATTCCGACATGGAAGAGGATCCAGAAGAAGTGCAGTACAGGCAAATGCAGGTCGAAAATTGGTTGGACCACTCGAACACCATCGCCGAGAGGGTCCCGCCGGAACTACAACCaataccgccgccgccgcccgccgcgccgctgccgccgccgccacaagttctaccgctgccgccgccaccgccgccgcaagtgttgccgccaccgccgccgcaagtgttgccgccgccgccaccgcagCCGCTACCTACGGAAGGGAGAACAGACATCCAAGAGTTAGCCATGGCCATCACCAAGCTGTCACAGAGGGCAGAGGGTGGCCTCACAAGACAACTGGTCGACCTCCCAAGTTTCAATGGCGCATGTGAAGAATGGCTCGCGTTCAGAAGGTCATATGAAGACACCGCGCGCTCCTTCACGCCGGCACAAAATTTGGCGCGACTACGAAGGTGTCTCCAGGGGCACGCGAGGGAGGCAGTCAAGAGCCTCCTGTTCACCGCCGAGGATCCAGAAGAGCTGATGAAGAGCCTGGAGGTCCGGTTCGGCAGACCTGGAGCCATAGCCCTGGCGGAGTTAAAGAAGATGGAAAGGCTGCCAAGGGTCAACGAGTCATCGGGGGAGATCTGCATGTTTGCCAACCGAGTCCGCAATGCCGTGGCCACCATCAGGGCACTCGGCAAGACGGAATATTTGTGCGCACCAGGGGCCGTGGAGTGTCTCATCGACAAGATGCCACCGACCATGAAGTCTCGGTGGCTGATGTACCAACGCGAGCGCCGGGCAGAGGGAAAACCAGCGCTCGAACTCATGTATGACTTCATGGAAGTTGAAGCAGATATTAACAGTGATTACGCTCCCCCGGAAGTGTCCTGGGACCAGAAGAGAAATATGTTCAAGAGGCCGGTTCACCATGTCCAACAAACAGAAGGACGCCGTGAAGAACCGAAGACTGACGCGAAGAAGTGCCCAGAGTGCCGTGAGGACCACTGGCTGTACGAATGTAAGAAATATAAGGAAGCCAGTGTTGAAGATAAGTGGGAAATGGTGAAGAAGGCAAGAATGTGCTTCAAATGCCTGCGCTTCAAGCACTCAAGGAACACGTGTCGGGCACAACCATGCAAGAAGTGCATGAGGTGGCATCACATCAGTCTTCACTCAGAGAAGCCCGCAGCGGCGAAAACTCAAGAGAAGCCCGCCGAAGGAGTTGTGTCGTCAGTGCACACCACGAGCTGCGGAAAGGCCTACTTGAAGATGACGCCGGTGAACCTCTACGGGCCCAAAGGGACAGCAAAAGTGCTCGCGCTCCTGGACGAAGGATCCACCGTCACGCTGCTGGACTCATCAGTGGCGAAGAAGATTGGGGTGCAAGGGAAGCCGGAAGCCATCACCATCGAGATGGTCGGGGGGAACGGTATGCAGAAGAGCAACTCCCAGAAGATCAACATGAAAATCAAAGGGGTCCATTGCAGAAATAAGCTCAACATGGAAGCAAGAACTATCGACAACTTGAAGTTGGCGAAACAAGGGGTCGAAGAAAGAATGCTTCAAAAGTGTAAACACTTACAGAAGATCAAGGACAAGCTGGTATACGACAAGGAAGAACCACAACTACTGATCGGGCAAGATAACTGGGGGCTCATAGTCACACGGAGACTACGCAAAGGGAAGGCCTCCGAACCAGTTGCCTCCTTGACCAGCTTGGGATGGGTCTTACACGGATGCGACGCCGGAGGAAGTGTCCCTGTCAAGTTCGTGCACCACAGCAGGTTGATGGAAGACGAAACAGAAGCCCTGGTCCGCCGGCACTTCGAGATAGAGTCGCTCGGGGTGCAAGCACGTCGGCCAAGTAATGACGCCGACAAAAGGGCACTCGACGTCCTAGAGAAGACCACGAAGAGGCTACCAAATGGACGGTTCGAGTCTGGGCTGCTGTGGAAAAGTGAAAGGGAAACTCTACCGAACAACTACCATCAGGCACACCAGCGTCTCATCAACATGGAGAAGAAATTAGACAAGGACCCAGCACTGAAGACTTCGTATGAAGAACAAATAGAAAATCTGCTGAAGAATGGATATGCAGAGAAAGCTCCAGAAACCACGACGCCAGGGAGAACATTCTACTTACCTCACTTCGCGGTGATGCACCCGATAAAGAAGAAACCGAGGATAGTTCTCGACGCCGCCGCCAAGTTCAACGGGAAGAGCCTCAACGATGCGCTGCTGCCTGGGCCTGACTTATTGCAGTCGCTCTTCGGAGTGCTTCTCAGGTTCCGGGAAGGTCCAGTCGCCGTCGTCGCCGACATCAAGGAGATGTTCCTACGCATCCAAATGAGGGAAGAAGACCGGGACAGTCTGCGGTTCTTATGGCGCGGCAGCAAGAGGAACGGCAAACCGGAAGAGTACCGCATGGCCTCAGTGATCTTCGGGGCAACGTCATCACCGTCTACGGCAATTTATGTCATGAACAAGAACGCAGAAGACTTCAAGGAGGAGCACCCGGCAGCCGTGGCAGCAATACAGAGGAACCATTATATGGATGACTACTTGCAAAGTTTCACAACGGTAGAAGAAGCCAAGCGGATCGCGAAAGAGGTACAGACGATCCACAACAAGGCGAGCTTCCACCTGAGAGGATGGGGGAGCAATCAACCAACCGTTCTGGAAGGAATTGAAGATCAGCGACAGGAGGAAGTCCTCGAACTGGGCAAGGAAGAGAAAACCCTGGGGCTGAGATGGCTAAACACAGAAGATGCACTCGCCTTCAACGTGGGCTTCAGGAACACTCCGCCCGAAGTACTCGCTGGGCAAAGAGTACCAACGAAGAGGGAAGTCACCAGCGCCGTCATGTCTACGTTCGACCCCATGGGCTTCGCGACGCCGATCCTAATACAGGGCCAGAAACTCATACAGGAGATCTGGCGTACCAAGATCGACTGGGACGAGAAGATTCTCGAACCGCAAGTCGCCGCATGGACCGGATACCTGGAAGACGTCGCCGTACTAAAGGAACTGAAGATCCCAAGGTGCCTGTCGCCGAGAACCAGAAGAGGACAACTCCACACGTTCTGCGACGCGAGTGAAGAAGCATACGCCGCAGCCGTCTATTGGCGAACGGAAGACCCAGACGGCACGATACGCGTCGCATTGATTGCTGGGAAAGCAAGGGTAGCTCCTAGCAAACCAGTGTCTATCCCACGGTTGGAATTGCAAGCAGCATTATTGGGCAGCAGACTTGCCTCATCGGTGGAGAAGGAGCTCGATTTAGAGATTGAAGAAAGGACCTTCTGGACAGACTCCAGCACCGTCCTTCAATGGTTGAAAGCAGACCCGAGAAAATTCAAGACGTTCGTGGCCCATCGCCTCGCGGAAATTGAAGAGCTGACGCGAATTCAAGAT is a window from the Ostrinia nubilalis chromosome 7, ilOstNubi1.1, whole genome shotgun sequence genome containing:
- the LOC135073459 gene encoding uncharacterized protein LOC135073459, which encodes MDNGEQVDVIYTDYSKAFDRIDHNLLLDKLQMIGIRGQYAPPTPQVHEQTPRLSRVNQDTRSVRSSRRRAEIEAKLRVARQELEVAKAELELAQLDSDMEEDPEEVQYRQMQVENWLDHSNTIAERVPPELQPIPPPPPAAPLPPPPQVLPLPPPPPPQVLPPPPPQVLPPPPPQPLPTEGRTDIQELAMAITKLSQRAEGGLTRQLVDLPSFNGACEEWLAFRRSYEDTARSFTPAQNLARLRRCLQGHAREAVKSLLFTAEDPEELMKSLEVRFGRPGAIALAELKKMERLPRVNESSGEICMFANRVRNAVATIRALGKTEYLCAPGAVECLIDKMPPTMKSRWLMYQRERRAEGKPALELMYDFMEVEADINSDYAPPEVSWDQKRNMFKRPVHHVQQTEGRREEPKTDAKKCPECREDHWLYECKKYKEASVEDKWEMVKKARMCFKCLRFKHSRNTCRAQPCKKCMRWHHISLHSEKPAAAKTQEKPAEGVVSSVHTTSCGKAYLKMTPVNLYGPKGTAKVLALLDEGSTVTLLDSSVAKKIGVQGKPEAITIEMVGGNGMQKSNSQKINMKIKGVHCRNKLNMEARTIDNLKLAKQGVEERMLQKCKHLQKIKDKLVYDKEEPQLLIGQDNWGLIVTRRLRKGKASEPVASLTSLGWVLHGCDAGGSVPVKFVHHSRLMEDETEALVRRHFEIESLGVQARRPSNDADKRALDVLEKTTKRLPNGRFESGLLWKSERETLPNNYHQAHQRLINMEKKLDKDPALKTSYEEQIENLLKNGYAEKAPETTTPGRTFYLPHFAVMHPIKKKPRIVLDAAAKFNGKSLNDALLPGPDLLQSLFGVLLRFREGPVAVVADIKEMFLRIQMREEDRDSLRFLWRGSKRNGKPEEYRMASVIFGATSSPSTAIYVMNKNAEDFKEEHPAAVAAIQRNHYMDDYLQSFTTVEEAKRIAKEVQTIHNKASFHLRGWGSNQPTVLEGIEDQRQEEVLELGKEEKTLGLRWLNTEDALAFNVGFRNTPPEVLAGQRVPTKREVTSAVMSTFDPMGFATPILIQGQKLIQEIWRTKIDWDEKILEPQVAAWTGYLEDVAVLKELKIPRCLSPRTRRGQLHTFCDASEEAYAAAVYWRTEDPDGTIRVALIAGKARVAPSKPVSIPRLELQAALLGSRLASSVEKELDLEIEERTFWTDSSTVLQWLKADPRKFKTFVAHRLAEIEELTRIQDWRWVPTKENPADDATRGTPNEFDENARWFKGPAFLYGNKEDWPARRFEVKEELTGEE